Proteins from one Penicillium digitatum chromosome 2, complete sequence genomic window:
- a CDS encoding RNA 3'-terminal phosphate cyclase, putative → MAALRSTSSKLNHVHLNGQTLEGGGQLVRIAIGLSALTGRPVSIDHVRGNREGKKGLKRSHAASVKLLVEISSSKVSGGEVGSQSLSFFPQSTRSKSGPLLDLSEVNVKSEYDIKLTTAGAIFLVFQAIYPYLLHVGSQAAGPFITVSITGGTNATYSPSYDYAAQVMVPNFSKLGLPPLSIILHKRGWTTGPVDLGAVTFLIHTLGYRHNPDDPTQTNESFKEDRTAEPQCSFPRISIMDHNRGKITQIDITVLAPDQPTLNADQEEGTGSTVRQFIEQLTQHALRCEMRKMDPSIFAQRSNLPLSGGDSHSKSPAKDTPVPIKIHTTEATNHRSHVYILFVAHTSSGFRIGYDILSSTGGDRLLKPKEKGKQKQQPARDSQRDSQNNVAFSAAADLVRRCVKGFIEEISNESPYANPDQKPTSIVK, encoded by the coding sequence ATGGCGGCCTTGCGATCCACTTCATCCAAATTGAATCATGTCCATTTGAACGGCCAAACTCTGGAAGGAGGTGGGCAGCTAGTTCGCATTGCAATTGGGCTGTCTGCATTGACTGGTCGTCCAGTTAGCATTGATCATGTCCGCGGGAACAGAGAGGGAAAGAAGGGACTTAAGAGATCTCATGCTGCATCAGTGAAGCTGTTGGTCGAGATTAGCAGCAGCAAAGTCTCGGGAGGCGAGGTTGGCTCCCAGTCATTGAGCTTCTTTCCACAGTCAACCAGATCGAAAAGCGGGCCTCTGCTGGACTTGTCGGAAGTCAATGTAAAGTCCGAATACGACATCAAGCTCACGACTGCCGGAGCCATCTTTCTCGTCTTTCAGGCCATCTATCCGTATCTACTTCATGTTGGATCTCAGGCGGCTGGTCCCTTCATTACAGTGAGCATAACTGGTGGAACGAATGCTACTTATTCTCCATCATATGACTATGCAGCGCAAGTTATGGTGCCCAATTTCTCCAAACTTGGATTGCCTCCCTTGTCCATTATTCTTCATAAGCGTGGCTGGACAACGGGACCAGTTGACCTTGGAGCAGTCACTTTTCTCATACACACACTTGGATATCGACATAATCCGGATGACCCGACTCAAACCAACGAGTCATTCAAAGAAGACCGGACAGCCGAGCCTCAATGCAGCTTCCCACGGATTAGTATAATGGATCACAATCGCGGCAAAATCACGCAAATTGACATCACAGTGCTAGCACCGGATCAACCCACTCTCAACGCGGATCAAGAAGAGGGAACAGGGAGTACTGTTCGCCAATTTATTGAGCAGCTCACTCAACACGCTCTCCGCTGTGAAATGAGAAAGATGGATCCGTCGATTTTTGCTCAACGCTCTAATTTGCCTCTATCTGGTGGCGACTCTCACAGCAAATCGCCAGCCAAAGACACACCAGTTCCCATCAAGATACACACAACGGAAGCTACAAATCACCGCAGCCATGTGTACATCCTTTTTGTGGCCCATACGTCCTCAGGGTTCAGAATAGGCTACGATATTCTCAGCAGCACGGGAGGCGATCGCTTGCTTAAGCCgaaggaaaaaggaaagcaaaagcaacagCCAGCCCGTGACTCTCAGCGTGATTCTCAAAACAACGTAGCATTTTCTGCGGCTGCAGATCTAGTCCGCCGATGTGTGAAAGGATTCATTGAGGAAATCTCCAACGAGAGTCCATATGCCAACCCAGACCAAAAGCCTACTTCCATCGTTAAATGA